A stretch of DNA from Candidatus Thermoplasmatota archaeon:
GCTGAGTAGTAGTTATGTTATATTGGATAATATATGTTAAACAAAGCTTTTAAATAATGAATACGGAAACCTATATATGAGTAGTATGAGCAAGAGGATACTAGCATTTCTCATATTTATCATAGTCATGACACCATTGTTAGCTGGGTGTATGGGTGAGGATAGAGTATACAATGAGAAGCCTGTGGTGGAAATCCTCTACCCGTGTAGTAAAACAACTGTTTTTGGGATTGTGATGATAGGTGGTCTCGCCTACGATGAGGATGGTAACGATACTTTGATAAATGTTGAGGTTAAAATCGGTGATGGGGAATGGTGTATAGTTGATGGTGTCACTAATTGGAGTTATGATTGGAGGACATACAATATAACAAATGGGTATTATTCTGTTTATGCACGTGCATGGGATGGTGCAAGCTACTCTGATATAGATGAGATAACTCTTGTGGTTAGCAACCCTGAGATTAGTGATTCAGATGCACATAAATGGGCTGTTTTTGTTGCTGCTGCAAACTACCCTGAGAAAAACGAAAGCAAACTAGGCAATGGTGGTCTTTATCTTGCAGAAAACATTGCAACCTATCTAATAGAAAATTGTGGTTACCCCACGTCAAACATAGTTATTCTCTTTGATGATGGTTGGATAAGAGCAGAGAATGGTTATGGTACTAGAATAAAACCTCTTCAGGAACGTGTACACAAATATGATGTTGCCTATGGTGGTGCCACAAAGGCGAATATGGAAGCTGCTATAAAATACGTGATACAACAGTCAAACCAATATAGTGATAGCGAGGTTTTCATCTGGTTTTTTGGACATGGATATGGTGACCAAAACAACCAGTTAACTGGTGGTAAAATCTTGGAGAAAAGCTCCCTCTTTTTATGGAACAATGAAGTAGTTACAGACTCAGAACTCGGTAAACTTTTATCTAGTCTAAGATCAAAGAAAACATGTATAATCGTTGATGCCTGTTACAGTGGTGGTTTTGCTGACAAAACAATACTTAACCTGCCAACATTATTTCTACTTCACTCAGGCATACCAAAGCCTGGCAGGGTTGTTATGACAGGTGCAAGTAAATTCAGGTCAGGCTACGCTAGCACAACACAGGGTCCATTGTTTACGCTTCTATGGTTTGATGGTCTCACAACAGGTAAAGCAGATGGTTTCAGACCAGGGATAAGTAAAACAGGTAGACGAACACTACTCAAGTTTTTCAAAGATGGTAAAGTCTCGGTTGAAGAAGCATTCTATTACGCTAGATACATGCTTAGAACCAGTAAAGTTTTTGATGATTACCAGAAGATGGAGCCGCAGATAAACGACCAATACCCAAACCGGGGTGTTATCCGTAGTCTCCGTGGTATGCATCTATAAAAAAAAGTTTATGCCTTATTTTTTTTTATTGATAACTACGGCTTTTGTTACTTATTTGCTTCCTTGGTAGAAGATTGTTCTTTTGTATAACTATCTATCAGATGACGTAGTTTTATCTCACCTAACAGCTTGTTATCTTTGTCAACAACAGGAAGTTGTTTAACCTTATGCTGTTTCATCTTTAGTATAACATCCATGATTTTCTCTTCAAAGAATGTTGATATCGGGTTCTTTGACATAACCTCCTCAACATTTATATCAAGCCCATAGTGAAAAGATTGAATAGGGGGTTTATCAAAATACTGTAGAGGCGTATACAGTGGTGAAAAAAGTGATAGGGTATCATATTCTGTGATTACACCTAATATGCGTAATGTTTCTCTGCTGTCAACAACCCAGACATGGTCTTTTTTACCCAAAAAAGATAACACAGAGGATATATCATCATTTTTCTCCACAAGAGGCATATCTTGGTTTATAGGCTCCATAAGATCCTTTACTTTGAGATTGTATAGTTTCTTTATAAAATCTTTTTCCTCACTCATTTTTTTTCCAGTAGATAATCAAACTAACTGTATTTAAACTTGGTCTGTAAATTTTCACATGCTTTTAAATATCTGATTTATTATTATACATTTTAACAAAAGGGATGCACAATATGTTACTTGAGATTACTCTAGCAATCGTTTTCGCAAAACTTTTAAACCTTTTATTTGAAAAGCTAAAGCAGCCAGGTGTTATAGGAGAAATACTCGCTGGAATACTCCTAGGCCCATGCTGTATAGGTTCTCTCTCAGGATCCATTATGCTATTTGGTTCCTCTTTGTTTCATTTCAGCTTAAATTTAAGATCCCCTGAGTTTAAAGAAATTGCTTTCATTGGCGTAATTTTCCTATTATTTATGGTTGGGCTAGAAACCAACATGAGTGATCTGAAAAAAACAAAAAAAGCAGGTTTTTTTGTCGGCATATTTGGTGTTGTTGTTCCTTTTATATTTGGGTGTATATTTGGTTTAACATTCGGTTTAAATGTTACACAGAGTATGGCTCTCGGTGCGATATTTTTGGCTACATCTGCCACGATAGCTATAAGGATTCTAGCTGATGCAGATATGTTTACCACCCGTGTAGGTTTAGCTATTCATACAGCCGTTGTTATTAACGATATTCTGGCGATAATAATTTTTGCGTTAGTATTCAGTAATGGAAACCCTGTTACATTAGTTTTTCAAGTTATTTCCTTTTTCGTTTTAGCACTACTCCTAGGATTTATCATAGTCCGTCATTCATCAAAAAATAATGTGAAAAGGAAAGCACCGATAATTATTCTCACAACAGGTTTGATAATATGTTTCTTTTTTGCAGCATTTGCAGAAAACATGGGGTTAACAGCTATAATAGGGGCTTTTATAGCAGGTCTTTTCATCCGTAAAACACCACAGGCTAATGTACTAGCTGACTACATTAAAACAATAGGGTACGCTTTTTTTATACCGCTTTTCTTCGTATACGTTGGTGCAAGTTTCGATTTTATCTATCTTCTTAGCGTTCAATCTCAACAACTCATTGGTCTCATATTATTTATCACCTTTTTTGTCGTTTTTGCTCTCTTAGGGAATTTTTTCGGAGGGTTTATAGGAGCAAAACTATCAGGATTAACCAGAAAAGAATCAGTAAGTGTTGGCATCGGAATGATGCCGGTTATGGGTGTAGCACTAATTATTGTGACCACTGAGATAGATAAAGGAATTTTTGGTGACCCAACAGGTATTCTTGCTGAACAAGTGAAAATAGCTACGTTACTACTGATTATAACAAGTGCTTTGATAACCCCGCCTTTGCTAAAGAGGAGTATGGTATCAACCCTGTTAAAAAGTATAGGGAAAAGAAAAACCAAATCCTTGTTCTACCCGTACCCTCACTGCTCAATTTGCAATTACCCGCTTAGATTAATCCCTAATAAAGACGGGTGGTACTGCGATTCCTGCAAAATGTTTATACCAGTTCAAACTAAAAACCCTCCAAATATACGACATCAAACAATACATGTAAACGATAGATACATAAAATACATAATAGGGGCAATAACCATCTTGATATGTGGTTTTGCAATACAAAACCTTCCATTAAACCAAAAAATTGTTGCTATGATCGGTATTTTCATTGGTACAACACTAGCTTTTCTAACCACAAAATACCTTTTTTCTCAAAACAAAAAACCTGATTTTTAAACCACATTGTGTTTCCCCTCAAGAACAATATATATAAACACCTTATTCTACTTATATAGACCATAATAATGAAGAAAGAAGCAAAATTTTGGGAGAAGCTAGCTGACAAAAAGGTTCAATGCCATCTCTGCCCACATAACTGCAAAATAAACGATGGCAAAACCGGTATATGCAACGTACGCAAGAATGAGGATGGTAAACTATACACCCTG
This window harbors:
- a CDS encoding caspase family protein, whose protein sequence is MSSMSKRILAFLIFIIVMTPLLAGCMGEDRVYNEKPVVEILYPCSKTTVFGIVMIGGLAYDEDGNDTLINVEVKIGDGEWCIVDGVTNWSYDWRTYNITNGYYSVYARAWDGASYSDIDEITLVVSNPEISDSDAHKWAVFVAAANYPEKNESKLGNGGLYLAENIATYLIENCGYPTSNIVILFDDGWIRAENGYGTRIKPLQERVHKYDVAYGGATKANMEAAIKYVIQQSNQYSDSEVFIWFFGHGYGDQNNQLTGGKILEKSSLFLWNNEVVTDSELGKLLSSLRSKKTCIIVDACYSGGFADKTILNLPTLFLLHSGIPKPGRVVMTGASKFRSGYASTTQGPLFTLLWFDGLTTGKADGFRPGISKTGRRTLLKFFKDGKVSVEEAFYYARYMLRTSKVFDDYQKMEPQINDQYPNRGVIRSLRGMHL
- a CDS encoding CBS domain-containing protein, whose amino-acid sequence is MSEEKDFIKKLYNLKVKDLMEPINQDMPLVEKNDDISSVLSFLGKKDHVWVVDSRETLRILGVITEYDTLSLFSPLYTPLQYFDKPPIQSFHYGLDINVEEVMSKNPISTFFEEKIMDVILKMKQHKVKQLPVVDKDNKLLGEIKLRHLIDSYTKEQSSTKEANK
- a CDS encoding cation:proton antiporter; translated protein: MLLEITLAIVFAKLLNLLFEKLKQPGVIGEILAGILLGPCCIGSLSGSIMLFGSSLFHFSLNLRSPEFKEIAFIGVIFLLFMVGLETNMSDLKKTKKAGFFVGIFGVVVPFIFGCIFGLTFGLNVTQSMALGAIFLATSATIAIRILADADMFTTRVGLAIHTAVVINDILAIIIFALVFSNGNPVTLVFQVISFFVLALLLGFIIVRHSSKNNVKRKAPIIILTTGLIICFFFAAFAENMGLTAIIGAFIAGLFIRKTPQANVLADYIKTIGYAFFIPLFFVYVGASFDFIYLLSVQSQQLIGLILFITFFVVFALLGNFFGGFIGAKLSGLTRKESVSVGIGMMPVMGVALIIVTTEIDKGIFGDPTGILAEQVKIATLLLIITSALITPPLLKRSMVSTLLKSIGKRKTKSLFYPYPHCSICNYPLRLIPNKDGWYCDSCKMFIPVQTKNPPNIRHQTIHVNDRYIKYIIGAITILICGFAIQNLPLNQKIVAMIGIFIGTTLAFLTTKYLFSQNKKPDF